In a genomic window of Oncorhynchus masou masou isolate Uvic2021 chromosome 4, UVic_Omas_1.1, whole genome shotgun sequence:
- the LOC135520633 gene encoding E3 ubiquitin-protein ligase TRIM65-like isoform X2 has protein sequence MALLLEELLTDIGKYLTCSICLDIFTDPVTLTCGHSYCMKCLEDCLRGRAKTKKDCPDCRGRIRPGFKLYKNVTLCNIVDVHYDHKRFASTEEFTKGHEMEADFNKDKAEECVASHSQQTDINRPSELGSTIQQQQMEDPAVINDTSSEVTDDRCPDVTASHDGRVQELPISPPSNDRYSAEDFAPPPHPLPGASFSWLTFNPAQGHRCLTFLPNEHKVVTKRTSSACHDGRFDISQWMAEQEFSEGCHYWDVDTSASVGWAVGVSYPSIGRRDQLGRTANSWCLEWSRDKLCYWHDNIGVFIKHGCPSIVRLALDVTNGTLSFYSLSNSQTLLHCVEEGFTEPVRPVFWLFGLKLNNALSFPPWVS, from the exons ATGGCGTTACTACTTGAAGAACTTCTTACAGATATAGGAAAATATCTCACATGTTCAATATGCCTTGACATTTTCACTGATCCAGTGACTTTAACTTGTGGCCACAGTTATTGCATGAAATGTTTAGAGGATTGTCTACGTGGAAGAGCGAAGACGAAGAAGGATTGTCCCGATTGCAGAGGAAGAATTCGACCAGGTTTTAAACTGTATAAAAATGTTACACTTTGTAACATCGTGGATGTTCATTACGACCATAAACGTTTTGCATCCACTGAAGAATTTACAAAAGGACATGAAATGGAAGCA GACTTTAATAAGGATAAAGCTGAAGAATGTGTGGCCTCACACTCACAACAGACTGATATCAACAGACCATCTGAGCTTGGAAGTACTATACAACAGCAACAG ATGGAGGACCCTGCTGTTATAAATGACACAAGCTCAGAAGTGACAGATGACCGGTGTCCTGATGTAACAGCCTCCCATGATGGCCGGGTTCAGGAGTtgcccatctcccctccctcaaaTGACAGATACAGTGCTGAAG ACTTTGCCCCTCCACCCCATCCCCTGCCTGGCGCCAGCTTCTCCTGGCTCACCTTCAACCCAGCCCAGGGCCACAGGTGCCTGACCTTTCTACCCAATGAGCACAAAGTGGTGACCAAGAGGACGTCCTCTGCGTGTCACGACGGCCGCTTTGACATCAGCCAGTGGATGGCGGAGCAGGAGTTCAGTGAAGGCTGTCACTATTGGGATGTAGATACGTCGGCGAGCGTGGGCTGGGCTGTCGGGGTTTCCTACCCCAGCATTGGCCGCAGAGATCAGCTGGGTCGCACAGCCAACTCCTGGTGCCTGGAGTGGAGCAGGGACAAGCTGTGCTACTGGCACGATAACATAGGGGTGTTTATCAAACATGGCTGCCCCAGTATCGTTAGACTGGCTCTGGATGTGACGAATGGGACCTTGTCGTTTTATAGCCTGTCTAACAGTCAGACTCTGCTGCATTGTGTGGAGGAGGGATTCACAGAGCCAGTGAGGCCAGTGTTCTGGCTGTTTGGGCTGAAGCTTAACAATGCTCTGTCCTTTCCTCCTTGGGTGTCATAA
- the LOC135520633 gene encoding E3 ubiquitin-protein ligase TRIM65-like isoform X1: MALLLEELLTDIGKYLTCSICLDIFTDPVTLTCGHSYCMKCLEDCLRGRAKTKKDCPDCRGRIRPGFKLYKNVTLCNIVDVHYDHKRFASTEEFTKGHEMEADFNKDKAEECVASHSQQTDINRPSELGSTIQQQQMEDPAVINDTSSEVTDDRCPDVTASHDGRVQELPISPPSNDRYSAEADFAPPPHPLPGASFSWLTFNPAQGHRCLTFLPNEHKVVTKRTSSACHDGRFDISQWMAEQEFSEGCHYWDVDTSASVGWAVGVSYPSIGRRDQLGRTANSWCLEWSRDKLCYWHDNIGVFIKHGCPSIVRLALDVTNGTLSFYSLSNSQTLLHCVEEGFTEPVRPVFWLFGLKLNNALSFPPWVS, translated from the exons ATGGCGTTACTACTTGAAGAACTTCTTACAGATATAGGAAAATATCTCACATGTTCAATATGCCTTGACATTTTCACTGATCCAGTGACTTTAACTTGTGGCCACAGTTATTGCATGAAATGTTTAGAGGATTGTCTACGTGGAAGAGCGAAGACGAAGAAGGATTGTCCCGATTGCAGAGGAAGAATTCGACCAGGTTTTAAACTGTATAAAAATGTTACACTTTGTAACATCGTGGATGTTCATTACGACCATAAACGTTTTGCATCCACTGAAGAATTTACAAAAGGACATGAAATGGAAGCA GACTTTAATAAGGATAAAGCTGAAGAATGTGTGGCCTCACACTCACAACAGACTGATATCAACAGACCATCTGAGCTTGGAAGTACTATACAACAGCAACAG ATGGAGGACCCTGCTGTTATAAATGACACAAGCTCAGAAGTGACAGATGACCGGTGTCCTGATGTAACAGCCTCCCATGATGGCCGGGTTCAGGAGTtgcccatctcccctccctcaaaTGACAGATACAGTGCTGAAG CAGACTTTGCCCCTCCACCCCATCCCCTGCCTGGCGCCAGCTTCTCCTGGCTCACCTTCAACCCAGCCCAGGGCCACAGGTGCCTGACCTTTCTACCCAATGAGCACAAAGTGGTGACCAAGAGGACGTCCTCTGCGTGTCACGACGGCCGCTTTGACATCAGCCAGTGGATGGCGGAGCAGGAGTTCAGTGAAGGCTGTCACTATTGGGATGTAGATACGTCGGCGAGCGTGGGCTGGGCTGTCGGGGTTTCCTACCCCAGCATTGGCCGCAGAGATCAGCTGGGTCGCACAGCCAACTCCTGGTGCCTGGAGTGGAGCAGGGACAAGCTGTGCTACTGGCACGATAACATAGGGGTGTTTATCAAACATGGCTGCCCCAGTATCGTTAGACTGGCTCTGGATGTGACGAATGGGACCTTGTCGTTTTATAGCCTGTCTAACAGTCAGACTCTGCTGCATTGTGTGGAGGAGGGATTCACAGAGCCAGTGAGGCCAGTGTTCTGGCTGTTTGGGCTGAAGCTTAACAATGCTCTGTCCTTTCCTCCTTGGGTGTCATAA
- the LOC135520633 gene encoding E3 ubiquitin-protein ligase TRIM65-like isoform X3, producing the protein MALLLEELLTDIGKYLTCSICLDIFTDPVTLTCGHSYCMKCLEDCLRGRAKTKKDCPDCRGRIRPGFKLYKNVTLCNIVDVHYDHKRFASTEEFTKGHEMEADKAEECVASHSQQTDINRPSELGSTIQQQQMEDPAVINDTSSEVTDDRCPDVTASHDGRVQELPISPPSNDRYSAEADFAPPPHPLPGASFSWLTFNPAQGHRCLTFLPNEHKVVTKRTSSACHDGRFDISQWMAEQEFSEGCHYWDVDTSASVGWAVGVSYPSIGRRDQLGRTANSWCLEWSRDKLCYWHDNIGVFIKHGCPSIVRLALDVTNGTLSFYSLSNSQTLLHCVEEGFTEPVRPVFWLFGLKLNNALSFPPWVS; encoded by the exons ATGGCGTTACTACTTGAAGAACTTCTTACAGATATAGGAAAATATCTCACATGTTCAATATGCCTTGACATTTTCACTGATCCAGTGACTTTAACTTGTGGCCACAGTTATTGCATGAAATGTTTAGAGGATTGTCTACGTGGAAGAGCGAAGACGAAGAAGGATTGTCCCGATTGCAGAGGAAGAATTCGACCAGGTTTTAAACTGTATAAAAATGTTACACTTTGTAACATCGTGGATGTTCATTACGACCATAAACGTTTTGCATCCACTGAAGAATTTACAAAAGGACATGAAATGGAAGCA GATAAAGCTGAAGAATGTGTGGCCTCACACTCACAACAGACTGATATCAACAGACCATCTGAGCTTGGAAGTACTATACAACAGCAACAG ATGGAGGACCCTGCTGTTATAAATGACACAAGCTCAGAAGTGACAGATGACCGGTGTCCTGATGTAACAGCCTCCCATGATGGCCGGGTTCAGGAGTtgcccatctcccctccctcaaaTGACAGATACAGTGCTGAAG CAGACTTTGCCCCTCCACCCCATCCCCTGCCTGGCGCCAGCTTCTCCTGGCTCACCTTCAACCCAGCCCAGGGCCACAGGTGCCTGACCTTTCTACCCAATGAGCACAAAGTGGTGACCAAGAGGACGTCCTCTGCGTGTCACGACGGCCGCTTTGACATCAGCCAGTGGATGGCGGAGCAGGAGTTCAGTGAAGGCTGTCACTATTGGGATGTAGATACGTCGGCGAGCGTGGGCTGGGCTGTCGGGGTTTCCTACCCCAGCATTGGCCGCAGAGATCAGCTGGGTCGCACAGCCAACTCCTGGTGCCTGGAGTGGAGCAGGGACAAGCTGTGCTACTGGCACGATAACATAGGGGTGTTTATCAAACATGGCTGCCCCAGTATCGTTAGACTGGCTCTGGATGTGACGAATGGGACCTTGTCGTTTTATAGCCTGTCTAACAGTCAGACTCTGCTGCATTGTGTGGAGGAGGGATTCACAGAGCCAGTGAGGCCAGTGTTCTGGCTGTTTGGGCTGAAGCTTAACAATGCTCTGTCCTTTCCTCCTTGGGTGTCATAA
- the LOC135520633 gene encoding E3 ubiquitin-protein ligase TRIM65-like isoform X4, producing the protein MALLLEELLTDIGKYLTCSICLDIFTDPVTLTCGHSYCMKCLEDCLRGRAKTKKDCPDCRGRIRPGFKLYKNVTLCNIVDVHYDHKRFASTEEFTKGHEMEATDINRPSELGSTIQQQQMEDPAVINDTSSEVTDDRCPDVTASHDGRVQELPISPPSNDRYSAEADFAPPPHPLPGASFSWLTFNPAQGHRCLTFLPNEHKVVTKRTSSACHDGRFDISQWMAEQEFSEGCHYWDVDTSASVGWAVGVSYPSIGRRDQLGRTANSWCLEWSRDKLCYWHDNIGVFIKHGCPSIVRLALDVTNGTLSFYSLSNSQTLLHCVEEGFTEPVRPVFWLFGLKLNNALSFPPWVS; encoded by the exons ATGGCGTTACTACTTGAAGAACTTCTTACAGATATAGGAAAATATCTCACATGTTCAATATGCCTTGACATTTTCACTGATCCAGTGACTTTAACTTGTGGCCACAGTTATTGCATGAAATGTTTAGAGGATTGTCTACGTGGAAGAGCGAAGACGAAGAAGGATTGTCCCGATTGCAGAGGAAGAATTCGACCAGGTTTTAAACTGTATAAAAATGTTACACTTTGTAACATCGTGGATGTTCATTACGACCATAAACGTTTTGCATCCACTGAAGAATTTACAAAAGGACATGAAATGGAAGCA ACTGATATCAACAGACCATCTGAGCTTGGAAGTACTATACAACAGCAACAG ATGGAGGACCCTGCTGTTATAAATGACACAAGCTCAGAAGTGACAGATGACCGGTGTCCTGATGTAACAGCCTCCCATGATGGCCGGGTTCAGGAGTtgcccatctcccctccctcaaaTGACAGATACAGTGCTGAAG CAGACTTTGCCCCTCCACCCCATCCCCTGCCTGGCGCCAGCTTCTCCTGGCTCACCTTCAACCCAGCCCAGGGCCACAGGTGCCTGACCTTTCTACCCAATGAGCACAAAGTGGTGACCAAGAGGACGTCCTCTGCGTGTCACGACGGCCGCTTTGACATCAGCCAGTGGATGGCGGAGCAGGAGTTCAGTGAAGGCTGTCACTATTGGGATGTAGATACGTCGGCGAGCGTGGGCTGGGCTGTCGGGGTTTCCTACCCCAGCATTGGCCGCAGAGATCAGCTGGGTCGCACAGCCAACTCCTGGTGCCTGGAGTGGAGCAGGGACAAGCTGTGCTACTGGCACGATAACATAGGGGTGTTTATCAAACATGGCTGCCCCAGTATCGTTAGACTGGCTCTGGATGTGACGAATGGGACCTTGTCGTTTTATAGCCTGTCTAACAGTCAGACTCTGCTGCATTGTGTGGAGGAGGGATTCACAGAGCCAGTGAGGCCAGTGTTCTGGCTGTTTGGGCTGAAGCTTAACAATGCTCTGTCCTTTCCTCCTTGGGTGTCATAA